A genome region from Erigeron canadensis isolate Cc75 chromosome 3, C_canadensis_v1, whole genome shotgun sequence includes the following:
- the LOC122593374 gene encoding two-component response regulator ARR12-like: MTVEEIKGSVVCNNKVDKFPIGMRVLAVDDNPTCLKVLDGLLRKCQYHVTTTNEAITALKMLRENRSRFDLIISDVCMPDMDGFKLLELVGLEMDLPVIMLSGNSDPKLVMKGVTHGACDYLVKPVRLEELRNIWQHVIRRKVETKSKSNKNEGSDQGNEGGDQIVRMNRKRKDEDDDEDDENGDDSDDTSLTQKRPRVVWSIDLHKKFVTAVNQLGIEKAVPKRILDLMNVDGLTRENVASHLQKYRLYLRRISHQADMTVAFGESNDASSYVRINSLDGHGDFQTLSNSGRLPSRVYAPSGMLGRLNSTRGVTLNSLAPPPLVQLNHTQNKLQEFVSLQPPNHQNINLLPGIPPSFDPNNQQYGNKPNAQLTNFGSIEESHIFSGTKLAAFPSIDQSRILTGSRTFSDPSAVLASQSSLKLPSTDSESFNLLSSGSCFLDQDCHKSASFSTNQFPIGENYSYTSVVSNITSTATVPLEANGGGGFVGDIVLNVNQSLPNQYQKSRDCGNLDYSQYSHDAFSSSPALGLAGVGGGLSGLMNHSRSDSGTSTLVQIQRPSMQSNEDYLVDQTKLQSGFFASNGYGSLDDIMTRMMKKDQDPTSIMAGDFGYDHYFESCV; the protein is encoded by the exons ATGACAGTTGAAGAGATCAAAGGAAGTGTTGTATGTAATAATAAAGTTGACAAGTTTCCTATTGGAATGAGAGTTCTTGCTGTTGATGATAATCCTACTTGTTTGAAAGTATTGGATGGCCTTCTTAGAAAATGCCAATATCATG TTACAACCACAAATGAAGCAATAACAGCACTAAAGATGTTGAGGGAAAATAGAAGCAGATTTGACTTGATCATCAGTGATGTTTGTATGCCAGACATGGATGGTTTCAAGCTTCTTGAACTCGTTGGGCTCGAAATGGACTTACCTGTCATCA TGTTATCCGGAAATAGTGACCCGAAGCTTGTAATGAAGGGGGTCACTCATGGTGCTTGTGATTATCTTGTAAAGCCAGTTCGCCTTGAGGAGCTGAGAAACATATGGCAGCATGTAATCAGGCGAAAAGTTGAgacaaagtcaaagtcaaacaaaaaTGAGGGATCAGATCAAGGAAATGAAGGTGGAGATCAAATTGTGAGGATGAAtcgaaaaagaaaagatgaagacgatgatgaggatgatgaaaaTGGAGATGATAGTGACGATACATCTTTGACACAGAAAAGGCCGCGTGTTGTTTGGTCTATTGACCTTCACAAGAAATTCGTCACTGCTGTTAATCAACTGGGCATTGAGA AAGCTGTGCCTAAACGGATTCTTGATTTGATGAATGTGGATGGCCTTACTAGGGAAAATGTAGCAAGCCATCTCCAG AAATATAGGCTTTACTTGAGGAGGATAAGTCATCAAGCTGACATGACGGTTGCATTTGGGGAAAGCAATGATGCATCTTCTTACGTGAGAATAAACTCTCTTGATGGACATGGAGATTTTCAAACATTATCAAACTCAGGAAGATTACCAAGTAGAGTATATGCTCCATCTGGCATGCTTGGTAGACTCAACAGTACTAGAGGTGTGACCCTTAATAGCCTCGCGCCTCCACCATTAGTCCAACTAAACCACACCCAAAACAAACTACAAGAATTTGTATCTTTACAGCCACCAAATCACCAAAACATCAATCTTTTGCCGGGAATTCCACCATCTTTTGATCCTAATAATCAACAGTATGGAAATAAACCTAATGCTCAACTCACTAATTTTGGTTCCATTGAAGAATCTCATATCTTTTCAG GTACCAAGTTAGCTGCTTTTCCTTCCATTGATCAATCTCGAATACTTACAG GTTCTAGGACATTCTCAGATCCTAGTGCAGTTCTTGCAAGTCAATCATCTTTGAAGCTGCCTTCTACAGACTCGGAATCCTTTAATCTTCTTTCAAGTGGTTCTTGCTTTCTTGATCAGGATTGTCACAAATCTGCAAGTTTTTCTACGAATCAATTTCCAATTGGTGAAAATTATAGCTATACTAGTGTTGTTTCTAACATCACCTCTACAGCCACTGTACCTCTCGAGgctaatggtggtggtggttttgtCGGTGACATTGTTCTTAATGTTAATCAATCTTTGCCAAACCAGTACCAAAAAAGTCGGGATTGTGGTAACCTAGATTATAGCCAATACTCGCATGATGCTTTTAGCTCATCACCGGCTTTGGGTCTAGctggtgttggtggtggtttaAGTGGTCTTATGAACCACAGTAGATCAGATAGTGGTACTTCAACTCTTGTCCAAATTCAGAGGCCAAGTATGCAGTCCAATGAAGATTACTTAGTGGACCAGACAAAGCTACAAAGTGGGTTCTTTGCTAGCAATGGTTATGGTTCATTGGATGATATCATGACTCGAATGATGAAAAAG GATCAGGACCCTACGAGCATTATGGCTGGAGATTTTGGATATGATCATTATTTCGAGTCATGTGTGTGA
- the LOC122593002 gene encoding uncharacterized protein LOC122593002, translating into MTRRSGLRCCLITLALISALCVSGPALYSKIKTGFYFKPPISCSPCICDCPPPLSILKLAPGLVNLSVPDCGKDDPDVKEEMEKQFVDLLSEELKLQKTVSEEHMRHMNITFGEARRVASQYQKEAEKCNTATETCEQAREQVEALMRQERKITSLWERRARQLGWEGE; encoded by the exons ATGACAAGGAGATCTGGTTTAAGATGTTGTTTGATAACATTAGCACTGATTTCAGCATTGTGTGTATCTGGTCCAGCTCTTTATTCCAAGATCAAAACTGGCTTTTATTTCAAACCACCAATTTCATGTTCTCCATGCATCTGTGATTGCCCTCCCCCTCTTTCAATTCTCAAACTTGCTCCTG GCTTGGTCAATCTTTCCGTACCAG ATTGTGGGAAGGATGATCCAGATGTCAAAGAAGAGATGGAAAAGCAGTTTGTGGATTTACTATCAGAAGAACTAAAACTACAAAAAACCGTTAGTGAAGAACACATGCGCCATATGAACATTACATTTGGTGAAGCAAGAAGGGTCGCTTCACAATATCAAAAAGAGGCTGAAAAGTGCAACACCGCAACAGAAACATGCGAGCAGGCAAGAGAACAGGTAGAAGCGTTAATGAgacaagaaagaaagataacTTCTTTATGGGAGAGACGAGCTAGGCAACTTGGTTGGGAAGGAGAATAA